A single genomic interval of Streptomyces graminofaciens harbors:
- a CDS encoding SDR family oxidoreductase, with amino-acid sequence MTAHPLFDISGRIALVTGSSRGIGLALARALSEAGCTVVLNGRDGERLTKAAAELPGDVHTAAFDVTDGPSVAAGIADVEERVGPLDILVNNAGMQLRSPLLEFTDADWHLILNTNLTSAFLVGRETARHMTERGHGKIINICSLQSEIVRPGIAPYAATKGALKMLTKGMCADWGPYGVQVNGLGPGYIETELTKPLVDNAEFSAWVRRRTPAGRWGRTEDLVGGVLFLASPAADFVSGQVLYVDGGMTSVL; translated from the coding sequence ATGACGGCTCATCCCCTGTTCGACATCAGCGGCCGGATCGCCCTGGTCACCGGCTCCAGCCGGGGCATCGGCCTCGCCCTCGCCCGGGCCCTGTCGGAGGCGGGCTGCACGGTCGTCCTCAACGGCCGCGACGGCGAGCGGCTCACCAAGGCCGCCGCCGAACTGCCCGGTGACGTCCACACGGCCGCGTTCGACGTGACCGACGGGCCCTCGGTCGCCGCCGGGATCGCGGACGTAGAGGAGCGGGTCGGCCCGCTGGACATCCTGGTCAACAACGCGGGCATGCAACTGCGGTCGCCGCTGCTGGAGTTCACCGACGCCGACTGGCACCTCATCCTGAACACCAATCTCACCAGCGCGTTCCTGGTCGGCCGCGAGACCGCCCGGCACATGACCGAACGCGGCCACGGAAAGATCATCAACATCTGCTCGCTGCAGAGCGAGATCGTACGGCCCGGTATCGCGCCCTACGCCGCCACCAAGGGCGCGCTGAAGATGCTCACCAAGGGCATGTGCGCGGACTGGGGACCGTACGGCGTGCAGGTCAACGGGCTCGGGCCGGGCTACATCGAGACCGAGCTGACCAAGCCCCTGGTGGACAACGCCGAGTTCAGCGCGTGGGTGCGGCGGCGCACTCCGGCCGGGCGCTGGGGCCGCACCGAGGATCTGGTCGGCGGGGTGCTGTTCCTCGCCTCGCCCGCCGCGGACTTCGTCAGCGGGCAGGTGCTGTACGTCGACGGCGGCATGACGAGTGTGCTGTGA
- a CDS encoding L-idonate 5-dehydrogenase, whose translation MLGCVIHGQDDLRVEQLPVPTAGPGQALVAVRYGGVCGSDLHYWRHGGVGDFRLREPMVLGHEIVGEVLAYGEGASGPAVGTAVAVHPATPCGVCPECVDGRRNVCRDTRYLGSAARHPHVQGGFAAQVAVPAEQLRALPPGLHPRRAVLAEPLSVALHAVRRAGEVAGRHILVTGAGPIGCLVVAAARAAGAARITVTDLLPQALRYAEAAGADTVVRADDPGDAGWPAEVDVAVEASGVAAGLDTCLRLVRRGGVVVQLGMLPPGQSPFAGNLVVAREIELRGAFRFDTEFDEALALLAAESRFDGLVSAVVPVREAESAFALAADRSLACKVLLDFGSW comes from the coding sequence ATGCTGGGTTGTGTGATCCACGGTCAGGACGACCTGCGGGTCGAGCAGTTGCCGGTGCCGACGGCCGGTCCCGGGCAGGCGCTGGTGGCCGTACGGTACGGCGGTGTGTGCGGCTCGGATCTGCACTACTGGCGGCACGGCGGGGTCGGTGACTTCCGGCTGAGGGAGCCGATGGTCCTGGGGCACGAGATCGTGGGCGAGGTGCTCGCCTACGGCGAGGGGGCGTCGGGCCCGGCGGTGGGTACGGCGGTCGCCGTGCACCCGGCGACGCCGTGCGGGGTCTGCCCGGAGTGCGTGGACGGCCGGCGCAATGTCTGCCGGGACACGCGCTACCTCGGCAGCGCGGCCCGCCACCCGCATGTACAGGGCGGCTTCGCGGCTCAAGTGGCCGTACCCGCCGAGCAGTTGAGGGCTCTTCCGCCGGGACTGCACCCCCGCCGGGCCGTGCTCGCCGAGCCGCTGTCCGTCGCGCTGCACGCGGTGCGGCGGGCCGGGGAGGTGGCCGGACGACACATCCTCGTCACCGGCGCGGGCCCGATCGGCTGCCTGGTCGTCGCGGCGGCCCGGGCGGCGGGCGCGGCGCGCATCACCGTCACCGACCTTCTGCCGCAGGCCCTGCGGTACGCCGAGGCCGCGGGCGCCGACACGGTCGTACGGGCCGACGATCCGGGCGACGCCGGGTGGCCGGCCGAGGTCGACGTGGCCGTCGAGGCGTCCGGGGTGGCCGCCGGGCTCGACACCTGTCTGCGGCTCGTACGGCGTGGCGGGGTCGTGGTGCAGCTGGGCATGCTGCCGCCCGGCCAGAGCCCCTTCGCGGGCAACCTCGTGGTCGCCCGCGAGATCGAGCTGCGCGGGGCGTTCCGCTTCGACACCGAGTTCGACGAGGCCTTGGCCCTGCTGGCCGCCGAGTCCCGCTTCGACGGGCTGGTGAGCGCGGTGGTGCCGGTGCGGGAGGCGGAGTCGGCGTTCGCGCTGGCGGCTGACCGGAGCCTGGCGTGCAAGGTGCTGCTGGACTTCGGATCCTGGTGA
- a CDS encoding cytochrome b/b6 domain-containing protein produces the protein MNPRLDEAPPMAADTRVRRFTAAERWIHRTTAALMGVCVLTAACLYIPALAELVGRRALVVTVHEWTGLLLPLPVLAGLASRAFRADVGRLNRWGPHDRLWLRAARRRVPGRRPAAKFNAGQKIYAAWISGATLVMLATGLMMWFTHLTPLMWRTSATFVHDWLALTIGVVLAGHIGMALGDPEARRGLRTGLVSREWADREHPLWRP, from the coding sequence ATGAACCCACGACTTGACGAGGCTCCGCCGATGGCCGCCGACACCCGCGTCCGGCGCTTCACGGCCGCCGAGCGCTGGATCCACCGGACCACGGCGGCCCTGATGGGCGTCTGCGTGCTGACGGCGGCCTGCCTCTACATCCCCGCCCTCGCCGAGCTGGTCGGTCGCCGGGCCCTGGTGGTCACGGTCCACGAGTGGACGGGCCTGCTGCTGCCGCTCCCGGTCCTCGCGGGCCTCGCCTCCCGCGCGTTCCGCGCCGACGTCGGCCGGCTGAACCGCTGGGGCCCGCACGACCGCCTCTGGCTCCGCGCGGCCCGGCGTCGCGTGCCAGGCCGTCGCCCGGCGGCCAAGTTCAACGCGGGGCAGAAGATCTACGCCGCCTGGATCAGCGGCGCGACCCTCGTCATGCTCGCCACGGGCCTGATGATGTGGTTCACCCACCTCACCCCGCTGATGTGGCGCACCAGCGCGACCTTCGTCCACGACTGGCTGGCCCTGACCATCGGCGTCGTCCTGGCCGGCCACATCGGCATGGCCCTGGGCGACCCGGAGGCGAGACGGGGACTGCGGACGGGCCTGGTCAGCCGGGAGTGGGCGGACCGCGAGCACCCGCTGTGGCGGCCGTAG
- a CDS encoding DMT family transporter: MSVLVLILAVSAACCLGSGFVLQQQAAAHAPLSDFLSPRLLLDLIRVPRWLGGIGLMVCGMALGAVALSEGEVTLVEPLLATNLLFALALSRRRTKQPLGRQGWAGLLLLAGGVTAFIVAGRPEGGEAVGDPFRHWLIIGAMLGLALLLTAYAKRSRLSAGPVLLAVAAGLLYGVQDALTRVSGQNFAAGGWTALITSWQPYGVLLLGVTGLVLVQSAFETAPLRMSLPALTAAQPLAGILCGVGFLGDRLRTDAGALTWEALGLVGIVAGVVLLGMHPAMPCNVTGAARVGELQRR, translated from the coding sequence GTGTCGGTTCTCGTCCTGATCCTCGCCGTGAGTGCTGCCTGCTGTCTGGGCTCCGGTTTCGTCCTCCAGCAGCAGGCCGCCGCCCACGCGCCCCTCAGCGACTTCCTCTCACCCCGGCTGCTTCTCGACCTGATCCGGGTACCGCGCTGGCTAGGCGGCATCGGACTGATGGTGTGCGGCATGGCGCTCGGCGCGGTCGCGCTCAGCGAGGGCGAGGTCACGCTCGTGGAACCGCTCCTCGCGACGAACCTCCTCTTCGCCCTCGCCCTCTCCCGCCGCCGGACCAAACAGCCGCTGGGCCGCCAGGGCTGGGCGGGCCTCCTGCTGCTCGCGGGCGGGGTGACGGCGTTCATCGTGGCCGGGCGGCCCGAGGGCGGCGAGGCGGTCGGCGACCCCTTCCGCCACTGGCTGATCATCGGCGCGATGCTCGGCCTGGCCCTGCTCCTCACCGCCTACGCGAAGCGCTCGCGGCTGAGTGCCGGGCCGGTGCTGCTGGCGGTGGCGGCCGGGCTGCTGTACGGCGTCCAGGACGCGCTCACCCGGGTCAGCGGACAGAACTTCGCCGCCGGCGGCTGGACCGCGCTGATCACCTCCTGGCAGCCGTACGGTGTGCTGCTGCTGGGTGTGACGGGGCTCGTGCTGGTGCAGAGCGCCTTCGAGACGGCCCCGCTGCGGATGTCGCTGCCCGCGCTCACCGCGGCGCAGCCGCTGGCCGGGATCCTGTGCGGGGTCGGCTTCCTCGGCGACCGGCTGCGCACCGACGCGGGTGCGCTGACCTGGGAGGCGCTGGGGCTCGTCGGGATCGTGGCCGGGGTGGTGCTGCTCGGGATGCATCCGGCCATGCCGTGCAACGTCACCGGGGCGGCGCGGGTGGGAGAACTGCAGCGACGGTGA
- a CDS encoding FAD-binding dehydrogenase: MSYDADVIVIGAGLAGLAATAELVDAGRKVILLDQEPEQSIGGQAHWSFGGLFFVDSPEQRRLRIKDSHALALQDWMGTAAFDREEDHWPRKWAEAYVNFAAGEKRSWLYQQGVRFFPVVGWAERGGYDANGHGNSVPRFHITWGTGPGLVAPFERRVREGVARGLVQLKFRHRVTGLSRSAGAVDTVTGEILEPSGIERGQASSREVTGAFELKAQAVIVTSGGIGGNHDLVRANWPERLGNPPEKMISGVPAHVDGKMLAIAEEAGAHLINRDRMWHYTEGIQNWNPIWENHGIRVLPGPSSLWLDARGKRLPVPLFPGFDTLGTLEHIMKTGYDYTWFVLDQKIIGKEFALSGSEQNPDLTGKSIKDVFIRARADVPGPVKAFMDHGVDFVVEKDLGSLVRGMNALTKEPLIDEAELRREIVSRDREVANPFTKDLQVMAIRGARNYLGDKLIRTASPHRILDPKAGPLIAVRLNILTRKTLGGLETDLSSRVLTEGGDPLEGVYAAGEAAGFGGGGVHGYRSLEGTFLGGCLFSGRTAGRAAAKATA; the protein is encoded by the coding sequence ATGTCGTACGACGCAGATGTGATCGTGATCGGGGCGGGCCTCGCCGGGCTCGCGGCGACCGCGGAGCTCGTCGACGCGGGCCGCAAGGTGATCCTCCTCGACCAGGAGCCGGAGCAGTCGATCGGCGGTCAGGCGCACTGGTCCTTCGGCGGACTCTTCTTCGTCGACTCGCCCGAGCAGCGCCGCCTGCGGATCAAGGACAGCCACGCCCTCGCCCTCCAGGACTGGATGGGCACGGCCGCCTTCGACCGCGAGGAGGACCACTGGCCGCGCAAGTGGGCCGAGGCGTACGTGAACTTCGCGGCCGGTGAGAAGCGGTCCTGGCTGTACCAGCAGGGCGTCCGGTTCTTCCCGGTGGTCGGCTGGGCCGAGCGCGGCGGCTACGACGCCAACGGCCACGGCAACTCCGTCCCCCGCTTCCACATCACCTGGGGCACCGGCCCGGGGCTCGTCGCGCCCTTCGAGCGCCGGGTACGGGAGGGCGTGGCCCGGGGCCTGGTCCAGCTGAAGTTCCGGCACCGCGTGACCGGCCTTTCGCGCAGCGCGGGCGCCGTCGACACCGTCACCGGCGAGATCCTGGAGCCGTCGGGCATCGAGCGCGGCCAGGCCAGCAGCCGCGAGGTCACCGGCGCCTTCGAACTGAAGGCCCAGGCCGTGATCGTCACCTCCGGCGGCATCGGTGGCAACCACGACCTCGTCCGCGCCAACTGGCCCGAGCGCCTCGGCAACCCCCCGGAGAAGATGATCTCCGGCGTGCCCGCGCACGTCGACGGCAAGATGCTCGCCATCGCCGAGGAGGCGGGCGCGCACCTCATCAACCGCGACCGCATGTGGCACTACACCGAGGGCATCCAGAACTGGAACCCCATCTGGGAGAACCACGGCATCCGCGTCCTGCCCGGCCCGTCCTCGCTCTGGCTGGACGCGCGCGGCAAGCGGCTCCCCGTCCCGCTCTTCCCGGGCTTCGACACCCTCGGCACGCTCGAGCACATCATGAAGACCGGCTACGACTACACGTGGTTCGTGCTCGACCAGAAGATCATCGGCAAGGAGTTCGCGCTCTCCGGCTCCGAGCAGAACCCCGACCTCACCGGCAAGTCCATCAAGGACGTCTTCATCCGGGCCCGTGCGGACGTCCCCGGCCCGGTGAAGGCCTTCATGGACCACGGGGTCGACTTCGTCGTGGAGAAGGACCTCGGCTCCCTGGTGCGCGGCATGAACGCGCTCACGAAGGAACCGCTGATCGACGAGGCCGAACTGCGCCGCGAGATCGTCTCCCGGGACCGCGAGGTCGCCAACCCCTTCACCAAGGACCTCCAGGTCATGGCCATCCGGGGCGCCCGCAACTACCTCGGCGACAAGCTGATCCGCACCGCGAGCCCGCACCGCATCCTCGACCCCAAGGCCGGCCCCCTCATCGCCGTCCGCCTCAACATCCTCACCCGCAAGACCCTCGGCGGCCTGGAGACCGACCTCTCCTCCCGCGTCCTCACCGAGGGCGGCGACCCGCTGGAGGGCGTGTACGCGGCGGGCGAGGCGGCCGGCTTCGGCGGCGGCGGTGTCCACGGCTACCGCTCCCTGGAGGGCACCTTCCTCGGCGGCTGCCTGTTCTCGGGGCGTACGGCGGGTCGGGCGGCGGCGAAGGCGACGGCCTGA
- a CDS encoding molybdopterin-dependent oxidoreductase: MNFRRPWPNRGGGCSNQGVNPEVPDASGEREPERGKPIGRRIFLGTLGLGALGVVSAPVLQRGLEGFLGEAAQKDPTGLTGLLPNGGGFRYYSVTASVPRKTAKNYRLTVDGLVDKPTSYTLADLRALPQTRMVKDVQCVTGWRVPDTPFEGVRLSALLDAAGVRSSAGAVRFTCFDGAYTESLTLEQARRSDVLVALRMQDKDIGHNHGGPVRLYVAPMYFYKSAKWLSGITVTEKVEPGYWEERGYDIDAWVGRSNGRDDEPTT; the protein is encoded by the coding sequence ATGAATTTCCGCCGTCCCTGGCCGAACCGGGGCGGCGGATGTTCGAATCAAGGGGTGAACCCTGAAGTACCCGACGCCTCCGGAGAACGCGAACCGGAGCGGGGCAAGCCCATCGGCCGCCGCATCTTCCTCGGCACCCTCGGCCTCGGCGCCCTGGGTGTGGTCTCCGCGCCAGTCCTCCAGCGTGGCCTGGAGGGCTTCCTCGGCGAGGCCGCCCAGAAGGACCCCACCGGCCTGACCGGACTGCTCCCCAACGGCGGCGGCTTCCGCTACTACTCGGTGACGGCCTCCGTCCCCCGCAAGACCGCCAAGAACTACCGCCTCACCGTCGACGGCCTGGTCGACAAGCCCACCTCGTACACCCTCGCCGACCTGCGTGCCCTGCCGCAGACCCGGATGGTCAAGGACGTCCAGTGCGTCACGGGCTGGCGGGTGCCGGACACACCGTTCGAGGGCGTACGGCTCTCCGCGCTGCTGGACGCCGCCGGGGTGCGCTCCTCGGCCGGCGCGGTCCGCTTCACCTGCTTCGACGGGGCGTACACCGAGAGCCTCACGCTGGAGCAGGCCCGCCGCTCCGACGTCCTGGTGGCGCTGCGCATGCAGGACAAGGACATCGGCCACAACCACGGCGGCCCGGTACGCCTGTACGTGGCCCCCATGTACTTCTACAAGTCGGCCAAGTGGCTCTCCGGCATCACCGTCACGGAGAAGGTCGAGCCCGGCTACTGGGAGGAGCGGGGCTACGACATCGACGCTTGGGTCGGCCGATCGAACGGGCGGGACGATGAACCCACGACTTGA